From Micropterus dolomieu isolate WLL.071019.BEF.003 ecotype Adirondacks linkage group LG21, ASM2129224v1, whole genome shotgun sequence:
GTCATGTTTTTGCAGTGAATGGACACACAATCCACATCCTTTACAGTTAATACAAAGAGGAAATGATACGTGTGGTGCTCGAATGCCAATTAAATGGCAccatcaaattaaataaattcaaTACTTTTTAGTTGTTTTCTAAGAACTTTGTGGAGTTGTctcatcaacatttaaaaatatatttacattttttgaaagTGTGAGCAGCATCTTCATTTCCTTGTGGGACAGTGTGCATCAACTGAACACTCAGatctaaattttaaaaatgcatacTGGCTGATTTAAGTGTACTTAAATACATAGTAATACCTGCTAAGATTTAGTGTAATTTTTGATGCTGTATTTGCTTCATCTTGGTCTTTTGTCTGACTGAAGGAGGTGGACTGGGAGGTGGAGCTGGCCTTTGTGATTGGACGAAGAGGAAAACACATCAAGGTGAGCATCACAACATCACCTATGATGGCCATGACGCTTTGATGAAGCATCTATTCTGACTCCATTTCCACTCCTCTTGTTCAGGAGGAAGATGCTCTCTCCTACGTGGCTGGGTTCACTGTGGCCAATGATATCACCGCACGTGACTGGCAGATGCGCAACGGGAAGCAGTGGCTGCTGGGAAAAACGTTTGACAGCTTCTGTCCTCTCGGCCCTGCATTAGTAACCACCGATGCTGTGGCAGGTGAGAGGGAACGAGAAGCCACAGCAGGGAGAGCAAAACAGAAAGCAGAATTAAAGATGCACGTCAGGAACAAGCTGTAGTTCTGTTAACAGTGTGGTTCCATTGGCTGAGTGGGGCtttatgataaataaatgtcagtCAAAATAGATTTCTGTGGTTAAACATTCCTGATGATCATGTTTACGGCACGACCTCCAGTAAATTGATCTGCAGTCTCTGCTTGATGAGGTTCACaatgactcaaaaaaataaaatgattttgtttttgaaaatgttttacttagACCTGTGAACAGATCTAACTGTCTAACTAGAGCTATGTTAGTCATAAGCTGCCATGTTCAAAGAAGATATTTAAGTGACTTCATGTTTGACAGGAACTCAAGCTAACAAATATCACATATTTGTCCTACAGAACATGGCTTGATAAGACAAATAAGTTAATCGATACTATAGGATTAATCCTAGCACTGTTAGATTAGGAAAGATTATTTAGCAGTATTAATATCAAGGAGTTATATCACTCTCGCTAggtttattaatataataatggCTACTTTTAATTTACTATTGAGTATTTTCTGCAGTGtttacaaaattaaatttaagtttttaaatttttttttccgTTTTAATACCACAAATAACCCAATTTAATAATAGAATGACAGAAAACCAGTAGGGAATGTAAGTTTACTATAGTCTCTGGGTATGACAGTTCTGACTGAAACTCCACAACTAAACAATCCAATGTTAAAATCAGTCTCACATATATAAATGCATAACGTCTCCCAACAGcccacaaaaaaaaccaacacatgAAATTGAAGTATATTTAGGTCTTCTTAGGCCTTTTTTTGATGGAAGTGAATCGAATGCAGAAACCCTGTATTTTCCATTAATCAACACAACTGAGTGTGCTTTAGTCTAGTTAAAGTTTAAGTCAACGgtgctgttttaattttttatcatCCCCCTCCAGATCCTCACAACCTGGGCATCCGCTGCCTTGTTAATGGAGACACAGTCCAGAACAGCAACACTGATCAGATGATCTTCAAGACGGAGGTGCTGGTCGCCTGGGTCTCAAAGTAAGTCCACTATTTCTGCTCATGGTGATGCTGTCTTTGTTTCACAGAGATGTTGCGTGTTTCAAACTCACAAAAAAATTTCAGAATATGTACAGAACTTTTAAACTGTTCTGCTTCAGTGACTCAAGATGAGTGCGCAGAGCTTTCATTTTTAGAATTATGCAAACCAACTCGACTCACAAATTAATCCACAAAAGGAGCACCGTGCGAGCAAATGGCCTCCGTGTATCACGTACTCGAAGCTGAAATTACATGATTCAGCTAAAACCTATCCACCACGGCTGAAACCCTTTTGCCCCAAAGCACCTGGAGCGCTCTTGGATGGAAAagcctccctctccctccctccctcctgctgCCAACAATGCCTGTCTTTCCAATAAGGGCACATCTCACAGAATCTGTAAATACATTTGGATCGTTTGGGGAAGTTATTGTTTTGCATTCCCTTGCCTAATCTAAATGAGTACAAAAATTATATGAACATGAGAAAGAATTCCTAATTTTCCACAGTCAATAGCAAGTCATGGTAAAGTTGATGTTACAGTCTAGCACATGCTCTTCCTGCTCCTGAATCTGGGCCTCcactctctgtgtgtttcctcCGGTCAGGTTTGTGACATTGACTCCAGGAGATGTGTTCCTGACGGGCACTCCTCCAGGCGTGGGTGTGTTCAAAAAGCCACCCATCTTTCTCAAGGTAATAACAATCTACAAATGTTGAGGTAGTCTGCACAAGTTCTGCACAACAACTGCAGCTTTACTTTCACTTTATCCAACTTAAAGGCtgcataatataatatacatacagtGCCGAGTTAAAAGGGACTGGCTAATTCATAACAGTATTTGAATACATATCCGGGGAGTGGTTGTATTTAAAAGgagtaaatgtgttttctttcagaAAGGAGACGTGGTGGAGTGCCAGATTGACCAGATAGGGTCTATAATCAACAAAATGGTCTAAACCCCGAGACAACCTGCTGAAAACACCAACAATCCATGAAAGATTATGAGCTGGTAATAAACTGCATGTCTGATCGACGACGAATTTACTAAAAGTCtctcacatttttttttctcagtgtgaAAATCAGCTGGAAATGTGTAAAGAATATGACTCATGATAAATGTTACTACAATAATTGAGAGGAAGGAAAACACGGTATTTTTACAACATGAAACTGTATAATTACGTGTCCCAACATGGTGTTTTTGCAGCTCGACCTCAGATATTGAGTCATCAGTCATCATTGTAAAAATATCCCCATCAGCAGCCACCCACTCATGTTACAGAGCAGGAACTGTGAACCtcctgactttttgtttttttcatagaaaaattaaaacaatttctAAATACGTTTGATATTCTGAATGATCAATTGTATATAAACTTTTTCTACTAACGTCACTTTCTCATAAAATGTAAGCAGATTTCCAGTGATaggaagaaataaataatataaaatatgctGTCTTCAATATTTGTCCCTTACATCACCTGGCAGTAAGTTCTTCATAATTACTGCGATCTGGGCTTTGATTCATGTACCTGCTcgcttcattttcttttttgctgaaaTCACTGAAggtcatttcttttttctgacAGACGCAGCTTTAGAGAAATCCCCGGCCTAAATGGACCCATTTACATATTGCAGTAGTGTGATGAGGTGACATGCTGTACCTGGGAATTATGTTTCACCACTGAGTCACTAAATGtgtgaaatgattaaaaattcAGCATTACATTAATTTGGCTGATTATTTTGTCTAAAGCAGCTTGTCGGTTCTGCCACCTTCTAGCTTCAGccccttcatgaaggttatattCAGTTTGTTGAAACCGTTTCAGAGGTGTTGATTATTTTGAAGGATGTGGGGTTTGTAGTTCTGCTGAACTACATCGTGCGTATACTGAGAGGTGTTTATATTTAGTCTACTGTCGTTGATATAAACATAAGAAGCACTTTTCACtaacacaaaacaactaaaTCTACATTCTCCAAAATGCTCCTAAGCTTCATGAAGGAGTATTTACTGCAGGACTgatgtattagactgcattagttttaaaTGGGTGTGATCTTAAGCAGTGCCATAGTACTTGTATACAGTATAGACAAATATTTAGTATACGAGAAATCAATAAACAACGGTTTTATACTCAGGAAATTATCTATGCTTGTGCTGGATGTTCAATCTGCAACTTTAAAATGCCAATTGATGCCAATTACTGTTGAAGACCaagcaaaatgttttccaaaacCGTAACTATTACGTTTTGTATTATAAGTATTTCTGGAGCTGTTTCACCCTCATCCACAGTTAGTACTaggtttttttccccaggtCTTGCCCTTCCTGTTTGTAGTGTATTGTGGGAGAATAGTGTACTTCAACAACACACTCAAAAATCATTAATATAATGACTTAATACACATACTCAATACCTGCTCAGAATTAGTGTGCGGTAATTGTGTAGTATGGATTTAAGCAAGACATGTGTGAAAAGTATTGCGGCTTTAATAGGAAACTCGGATCAACACCGGGTGGCAGTAGAGTTTCACGGTCGATGGGAGCTGGTGAAATGCAGATGTGATTTGTGGTGGAGttcaaatgaagaaaaaaaaaccctgacacACTGACTGATCAAGCAGACGGTCGTAAACTCCAAAATATTAGTGCCTGCCAGAAAAAGCTCAACGTCCTGATCAAAGCGAGGCATCGATTTGACTCTGC
This genomic window contains:
- the fahd2a gene encoding fumarylacetoacetate hydrolase domain-containing protein 2A, with product MRLPFRSFRIFRSLLSQRPTTNPQRRRGLSSAAMRLVQFHRHGGGIRVGVEQGEGLGVVDLKAYDPTMPSTMRELLELGDKGLECAQRALSSSQCVVERSDIQLLSPVLAPEKVVCVGLNYRDHCLEQNAPIPKEPIIFSKFPSAITGPYDDIHLPSESQEVDWEVELAFVIGRRGKHIKEEDALSYVAGFTVANDITARDWQMRNGKQWLLGKTFDSFCPLGPALVTTDAVADPHNLGIRCLVNGDTVQNSNTDQMIFKTEVLVAWVSKFVTLTPGDVFLTGTPPGVGVFKKPPIFLKKGDVVECQIDQIGSIINKMV